A genomic stretch from Aedes albopictus strain Foshan chromosome 2, AalbF5, whole genome shotgun sequence includes:
- the LOC109409735 gene encoding protein draper isoform X1: MKPLRLMLDVRTLGISVLILWASSLTAAVQVDEVVVDDQLDGPNVCKEVEQYQLFVTAPREVTYQERYQKWCVAVPPRCSAYRVKTKIVNETSSVTKERILKKCCTGYEKNQQGDRCIPACSNGCKHGVCIAPETCKCNEGYAGKICNINCPPNRWGSDCSQLCQCKNNSTCKAQDGSCACQKGYRGDHCEYQCPSDRFGQDCAEVCQCQNGGKCDPVSGECYCAPGFTGPLCAERCPEGKHGEQCRSDCRCQNGGSCDSQTGECICPAGYTGSVCANRCQGQRYGLRCEQKCECFNGADCNHVTGECICSPGFMGSKCLDSCPHNTYGYNCTEECRCLNGAVCDSATGKCSCSAGWMGADCRLRICPDDRFGENCTGQCECDRNNTKMCHPWTGKCHCNPGWSSTLCDRPCPFLRYGQDCLIHCNCKNNSPCNHIDGTCNCIAGYHGENCEEQCSNGTYGQNCSQSCECMNGATCAPETGQCFCAPGWQGIRCDRPCDTHRFGKDCTERCNCSNNAVCNPVNGQCTCPAGWTGERCDKKCESGRFGRNCSQTCDCSLEHTLACNATTGKCICNADWGGVRCESRCPLGYYGESCNEICTCHNNSSCDPITGDCICSSGWTGPTCNEPCPDGFFGHGCKERCPVSNTTCDHITGKYSCRPGYIGTTCEHPCPSGTYGNECKHTCTCKNGGECSHETGTCQCPPGWTGANCEEVCPNGFYGVNCNQKCNCKNKAKCRKNDGQCICDPGWMGNRCDEVCPEGFYGNHCMESCNCPTGNFACHAARGCVCSVGFYGDKCDKSRAEAKVQPTEETSNAGLAWGLVVAVLFVGVIVALVLYYRRRVANLKAEVNHVVNYMIQEQPGHFDNPVYSAYQNQPGAGSQGGGGSINGGQPNGVANGSLIRNNLRNPKSNLDKYRYPENESVGTDRSYSIQFLSESQKNFDADMTNPNYDVKDHVYDEIKHKDGYKDLDTEYDHLDYSRPGSSHKTHYFRMTNPLTNSPKEINVLRDNGTINNLSSPGLSSRQPLVSTGLGASAATGGATDYGSSSSNSSPIPPPLCTTTTGTDSSNLYVKMSSEGSSSHSASSDQECNNAASNSTTSKIPEHQLNIK; the protein is encoded by the exons ATGAAACCGCTACGACTGATGCTAGATGTTAGGACGCTAGGTATAAGTGTATTAATACTATGGGCCAGTTCGTTAACGGCCGCAGTGCAAGTGGATGAGGTGGTGGTCGACGATCAGCTGGATGGGCCAAATGTGTGCAAGGAGGTGGAACAGTATCAACTCTTTGTGACAGCTCCCCGGGAAGTTACGTATCAGGAGCGATATCAGAAGTGGTGCGTTGCAGTGCCGCCCCGATGTTCGGCGTATCGAGTGAAAACGAAGATTGTGAACGAAACCTCGAGCGTAACCAAGGAGCGGATACTGAAGAAGTGCTGTACCGGGTACGAGAAAAATCAACAAGGAGACCGGTGCATTCCGGCGTGCAGTAATGGGTGCAAACACGGAGTGTGCATAGCACCGGAGACTTGTAAATGCAACGAGGGATACGCCGGGAAGATATGCAACATAA ATTGCCCTCCAAACCGATGGGGATCCGACTGCAGCCAGTTGTGCCAGTGCAAGAACAACTCCACGTGCAAAGCTCAGGACGGAAGCTGCGCCTGCCAGAAGGGCTACCGTGGGGACCACTGCGAGTACCAGTGTCCATCGGATCGCTTCGGCCAGGACTGTGCCGAGGTGTGCCAGTGCCAAAACGGGGGCAAGTGCGATCCGGTTTCCGGGGAATGTTATTGCGCACCCGGATTCACTGGACCGTT GTGTGCCGAGCGGTGTCCGGAGGGTAAACACGGGGAGCAATGCCGATCGGATTGTCGCTGCCAGAACGGTGGAAGTTGCGATTCTCAGACGGGTGAGTGTATTTGTCCGGCCGGTTATACCGGATCGGTATGTGCTAATCGTTGCCAGGGCCAAAGATACGGTCTGCGGTGCGAGCAAAAGTGTGAATGCTTCAACGGTGCCGATTGCAATCACGTGACTGGGGAATGTATCTGCTCGCCTGGATTTATGGGATCGAAGTGCTTGGATTCGTGTCCGCACAACACCTACGGATACAACTGCACGGAAGAGTGTCGGTGTTTGAACGGAGCCGTTTGCGATTCGGCCACTGGCAAGTGTTCTTGTTCTGCTGGATGGATGGGAGCGGACTGTAGGTTAAGGATATGTCCGGACGACCGATTCGGAGAGAACTGCACGGGTCAATGCGAGTGCGATAGGAACAACACCAAGAT GTGCCACCCATGGACTGGAAAATGCCACTGCAATCCTGGTTGGAGTAGCACGCTGTGCGACAGACCATGTCCGTTCCTGCGGTATGGACAGGATTGCTTGATTCACTGCAACTGCAAGAATAACTCGCCTTGCAATCATATCGACG GAACTTGCAATTGTATTGCCGGTTATCACGGCGAAAACTGCGAGGAGCAGTGCAGTAACGGAACCTACGGTCAGAATTGCAGCCAAAGCTGTGAGTGTATGAATGGAGCCACGTGTGCACCGGAAACGGGTCAATGTTTTTGCGCTCCTGGATGGCAAGGAATTCGGTGCGACCGTCCCTGTGATACCCACCGCTTTGGAAAGGATTGCACGGAGAGATGCAACTGCTCGAATAATGCTGTTTGTAATCCGGTCAATGGTCAGTGTACTTGCCCGGCAGGTTGGACCGGAGAACGATGCGATAAGAAGTGCGAATCGGGTCGGTTTGGACGGAACTGTTCGCAAACCTGTGACTGCAGTTTGGAGCATACCTTGGCTTGTAACGCAACTACGGGCAAATGTATCTGTAATGCAGATTGGGGCG GTGTACGTTGTGAAAGCCGCTGTCCTCTAGGTTACTACGGAGAATCGTGTAACGAAATATGCACTTGCCACAACAATTCATCCTGCGATCCCATCACCGGCGACTGCATTTGCTCAAGCGGTTGGACCGGCCCAACGTGTAACGAACCGTGTCCGGATGGATTCTTTGGACACGGATGCAAGGAACGATGTCCGGTGTCTAATACAACGTGCGATCATATAACCGGAAAATATTCCTGCAGACCGGGCTACATTGGGACCACCTGTGAACATCCTTGCCCTTCGGGAACCTACGGAAACGAGTGTAAGCACACGTGCACCTGCAAGAATGGCGGCGAGTGCTCTCACGAAACGGGAACGTGTCAGTGTCCTCCGGGATGGACCGGTGCCAATTGCGAAGAGGTTTGTCCGAACGGTTTCTACGGAGTGAATTGCAACCAGAAGTGCAACTGCAAGAACAAAGCCAAGTGTCGGAAGAACGATGGCCAGTGCATCTGTGATCCCGGTTGGATGGGCAACCGGTGCGACGAAGTGTGTCCGGAGGGATTTTATGGGAACCACTGTATGGAATCGTGCAATTGTCCAACGGGAAACTTCGCCTGCCATGCTGCTCGGGGGTGCGTTTGCAGCGTTGGGTTCTACGGCGATAAGTGCGATAAATCTCGTGCGGAAGCCAAGGTGCAACCAACGGAAGAGA CATCGAACGCCGGCCTTGCGTGGGGTCTTGTGGTAGCCGTCCTGTTCGTGGGCGTTATTGTCGCACTGGTTCTATACTACCGGCGGCGAGTGGCCAATCTGAAAGCCGAAGTCAACCACGTCGTCAATTACATGATCCAGGAGCAGCCGGGCCATTTCGACAACCCGGTATATTCGGCCTACCAAAATCAACCGGGAGCGGGATCCCAAGGAGGCGGCGGCAGTATCAATGGAGGGCAACCTAACGGAGTGGCAAATGGATCGTTGATTCGAAACAATTTGAGGAATCCCAAGTCAAATCTGGACAAGTACCGCTATCCGGAAAACGAATCTGTTGGAACTGATCGAT CTTATTCCATCCAGTTTTTGTCGGAAAGCCAAAAGAACTTCGACGCCGACATGACCAACCCCAATTATGATGTCAAGGATCACGTGTACGATGAAATCAAACACAAAGATGGTTACAAAGACCTCG ACACTGAATACGACCATCTGGACTACTCCCGGCCGGGAAGTTCCCACAAGACGCACTACTTCCGAATGACGAATCCGCTTACCAACTCCCCGAAGGAGATCAATGTCCTTCGGGATAACGGAACCATCAACAATCTGTCCTCGCCGGGCCTAAGCAGTCGGCAACCGCTAGTTTCCACTGGGTTGGGTGCATCGGCCGCCACGGGTGGTGCAACCGATTACGGTTCATCCTCGTCCAATTCGTCTCCGATACCTCCTCCGCTCTGTACTACCACTACTGGTACGGATAGCAGCAATTTGTACGTTAAGATGTCCTCCGAGGGATCGTCGTCCCATTCTGCTAGTAGCGATCAGGAGTGCAACAATGCCGCCTCCAACAGCACAACCAGCAAGATTCCAGAGCATCAGCTGAACATCAAGTAA
- the LOC109409735 gene encoding uncharacterized protein LOC109409735 isoform X2 gives MKPLRLMLDVRTLGISVLILWASSLTAAVQVDEVVVDDQLDGPNVCKEVEQYQLFVTAPREVTYQERYQKWCVAVPPRCSAYRVKTKIVNETSSVTKERILKKCCTGYEKNQQGDRCIPACSNGCKHGVCIAPETCKCNEGYAGKICNINCPPNRWGSDCSQLCQCKNNSTCKAQDGSCACQKGYRGDHCEYQCPSDRFGQDCAEVCQCQNGGKCDPVSGECYCAPGFTGPLCAERCPEGKHGEQCRSDCRCQNGGSCDSQTGECICPAGYTGSVCANRCQGQRYGLRCEQKCECFNGADCNHVTGECICSPGFMGSKCLDSCPHNTYGYNCTEECRCLNGAVCDSATGKCSCSAGWMGADCRLRICPDDRFGENCTGQCECDRNNTKMCHPWTGKCHCNPGWSSTLCDRPCPFLRYGQDCLIHCNCKNNSPCNHIDGTCNCIAGYHGENCEEQCSNGTYGQNCSQSCECMNGATCAPETGQCFCAPGWQGIRCDRPCDTHRFGKDCTERCNCSNNAVCNPVNGQCTCPAGWTGERCDKKCESGRFGRNCSQTCDCSLEHTLACNATTGKCICNADWGGVRCESRCPLGYYGESCNEICTCHNNSSCDPITGDCICSSGWTGPTCNEPCPDGFFGHGCKERCPVSNTTCDHITGKYSCRPGYIGTTCEHPCPSGTYGNECKHTCTCKNGGECSHETGTCQCPPGWTGANCEEVCPNGFYGVNCNQKCNCKNKAKCRKNDGQCICDPGWMGNRCDEVCPEGFYGNHCMESCNCPTGNFACHAARGCVCSVGFYGDKCDKSRAEAKVQPTEESKYNPLPTSTIHEGANNFDTTTLYHDWKLQTEDGDLLHVDPTSTVEDFGQPLDDYIHLPDEPREHSNTRDYDFDEYSEIQHPDEPQSSSETIAILTTSSVPTVRTEGVQNTPTTPVSSIVTTVLDDSKVITSTLDSKDQEKITTVGFNWKLQSEDGDFLGIMSTQSVEDFGHPLDDYVHLPDEPQKKIQSTTPTTGMTEQYSTTMYSANSNFQGMGTTVNGEGFGYTLDDYIHLHDELRNVTASNAMFTTGATVSTTEKFDWKIPPEEDIILITESQYEGESFGHPLDDYIHLQDEPHNESETNVVPAITSTTSQRTTTERDDWKLQSEDDSFLVTESQFDGENFGHPLDDYIHLQDEPHNESESNVQPITSSAATQRTTTEQFNWKLPSEDDSFLVTESQYGGENFGHPLDDYIHLQDEPHNESESNVVPVITSTVSQRTTTEQQNWILQSEDDSFLVTEAQYGEENFGHPLDDYIHLQDEPHNESESNLIPVITSIASQRTTTEQHNWKLPSEDDSFLVTESQFGGENFGHPLDDYIHLQDEPQNESESKVIPITSSAATQRTTTEPFNWKLPSEDDSFLVTESQYGGENFGHPLDDYIHLQDEPHNESESNLTPVITSSVPQRTTTEQLNWKLQSEDDSFLATESQLGGEDFGHPLDDYIHLQDEPHNESESNFVPTTARSLSFPDKKDNSSTTVLFDWKLQSEEDRSSGIDSEANSNHLPDEPRNESDFVTNFNTTPLFDWKLQSEDDNFRPSEPSGTGEDFGHPLDDYIHLPDEPSSQSKPDSSTPKAGHDFSYLLDDPPRKPNLSKTRTTTQATDYYDQYEIPGETGNPRNDYENYIDSLTDKGGNLSANARGINGSEVAGRAFASNAGLAWGLVVAVLFVGVIVALVLYYRRRVANLKAEVNHVVNYMIQEQPGHFDNPVYSAYQNQPGAGSQGGGGSINGGQPNGVANGSLIRNNLRNPKSNLDKYRYPENESVGTDRSYSIQFLSESQKNFDADMTNPNYDVKDHVYDEIKHKDGYKDLDTEYDHLDYSRPGSSHKTHYFRMTNPLTNSPKEINVLRDNGTINNLSSPGLSSRQPLVSTGLGASAATGGATDYGSSSSNSSPIPPPLCTTTTGTDSSNLYVKMSSEGSSSHSASSDQECNNAASNSTTSKIPEHQLNIK, from the exons ATGAAACCGCTACGACTGATGCTAGATGTTAGGACGCTAGGTATAAGTGTATTAATACTATGGGCCAGTTCGTTAACGGCCGCAGTGCAAGTGGATGAGGTGGTGGTCGACGATCAGCTGGATGGGCCAAATGTGTGCAAGGAGGTGGAACAGTATCAACTCTTTGTGACAGCTCCCCGGGAAGTTACGTATCAGGAGCGATATCAGAAGTGGTGCGTTGCAGTGCCGCCCCGATGTTCGGCGTATCGAGTGAAAACGAAGATTGTGAACGAAACCTCGAGCGTAACCAAGGAGCGGATACTGAAGAAGTGCTGTACCGGGTACGAGAAAAATCAACAAGGAGACCGGTGCATTCCGGCGTGCAGTAATGGGTGCAAACACGGAGTGTGCATAGCACCGGAGACTTGTAAATGCAACGAGGGATACGCCGGGAAGATATGCAACATAA ATTGCCCTCCAAACCGATGGGGATCCGACTGCAGCCAGTTGTGCCAGTGCAAGAACAACTCCACGTGCAAAGCTCAGGACGGAAGCTGCGCCTGCCAGAAGGGCTACCGTGGGGACCACTGCGAGTACCAGTGTCCATCGGATCGCTTCGGCCAGGACTGTGCCGAGGTGTGCCAGTGCCAAAACGGGGGCAAGTGCGATCCGGTTTCCGGGGAATGTTATTGCGCACCCGGATTCACTGGACCGTT GTGTGCCGAGCGGTGTCCGGAGGGTAAACACGGGGAGCAATGCCGATCGGATTGTCGCTGCCAGAACGGTGGAAGTTGCGATTCTCAGACGGGTGAGTGTATTTGTCCGGCCGGTTATACCGGATCGGTATGTGCTAATCGTTGCCAGGGCCAAAGATACGGTCTGCGGTGCGAGCAAAAGTGTGAATGCTTCAACGGTGCCGATTGCAATCACGTGACTGGGGAATGTATCTGCTCGCCTGGATTTATGGGATCGAAGTGCTTGGATTCGTGTCCGCACAACACCTACGGATACAACTGCACGGAAGAGTGTCGGTGTTTGAACGGAGCCGTTTGCGATTCGGCCACTGGCAAGTGTTCTTGTTCTGCTGGATGGATGGGAGCGGACTGTAGGTTAAGGATATGTCCGGACGACCGATTCGGAGAGAACTGCACGGGTCAATGCGAGTGCGATAGGAACAACACCAAGAT GTGCCACCCATGGACTGGAAAATGCCACTGCAATCCTGGTTGGAGTAGCACGCTGTGCGACAGACCATGTCCGTTCCTGCGGTATGGACAGGATTGCTTGATTCACTGCAACTGCAAGAATAACTCGCCTTGCAATCATATCGACG GAACTTGCAATTGTATTGCCGGTTATCACGGCGAAAACTGCGAGGAGCAGTGCAGTAACGGAACCTACGGTCAGAATTGCAGCCAAAGCTGTGAGTGTATGAATGGAGCCACGTGTGCACCGGAAACGGGTCAATGTTTTTGCGCTCCTGGATGGCAAGGAATTCGGTGCGACCGTCCCTGTGATACCCACCGCTTTGGAAAGGATTGCACGGAGAGATGCAACTGCTCGAATAATGCTGTTTGTAATCCGGTCAATGGTCAGTGTACTTGCCCGGCAGGTTGGACCGGAGAACGATGCGATAAGAAGTGCGAATCGGGTCGGTTTGGACGGAACTGTTCGCAAACCTGTGACTGCAGTTTGGAGCATACCTTGGCTTGTAACGCAACTACGGGCAAATGTATCTGTAATGCAGATTGGGGCG GTGTACGTTGTGAAAGCCGCTGTCCTCTAGGTTACTACGGAGAATCGTGTAACGAAATATGCACTTGCCACAACAATTCATCCTGCGATCCCATCACCGGCGACTGCATTTGCTCAAGCGGTTGGACCGGCCCAACGTGTAACGAACCGTGTCCGGATGGATTCTTTGGACACGGATGCAAGGAACGATGTCCGGTGTCTAATACAACGTGCGATCATATAACCGGAAAATATTCCTGCAGACCGGGCTACATTGGGACCACCTGTGAACATCCTTGCCCTTCGGGAACCTACGGAAACGAGTGTAAGCACACGTGCACCTGCAAGAATGGCGGCGAGTGCTCTCACGAAACGGGAACGTGTCAGTGTCCTCCGGGATGGACCGGTGCCAATTGCGAAGAGGTTTGTCCGAACGGTTTCTACGGAGTGAATTGCAACCAGAAGTGCAACTGCAAGAACAAAGCCAAGTGTCGGAAGAACGATGGCCAGTGCATCTGTGATCCCGGTTGGATGGGCAACCGGTGCGACGAAGTGTGTCCGGAGGGATTTTATGGGAACCACTGTATGGAATCGTGCAATTGTCCAACGGGAAACTTCGCCTGCCATGCTGCTCGGGGGTGCGTTTGCAGCGTTGGGTTCTACGGCGATAAGTGCGATAAATCTCGTGCGGAAGCCAAGGTGCAACCAACGGAAGAGAGTAAGTATAAT CCTTTACCAACCAGTACAATTCATGAAGGTGCCAATAATTTCGATACGACTACTTTATATCACGATTGGAAACTACAAACTGAGGACGGTGATCTGTTACATGTAGATCCGACTTCGACGGTGGAAGATTTTGGTCAGCCGTTGGATGATTACATACACCTACCAGATGAACCACGCGAACATAGTAATACACGAGATTACGATTTCGATGAATACAGCGAGATTCAGCACCCGGACGAACCTCAAAGCAGTTCAGAAACTATCGCTATTCTTACAACTAGTTCAGTCCCCACTGTTCGAACAGAAGGTGTTCAAAATACCCCAACAACTCCAGTCTCGTCTATTGTGACCACTGTATTGGATGATTCCAAAGTAATCACATCGACATTAGATTCAAAGGATCAGGAAAAAATTACGACGGTTGGCTTCAATTGGAAACTACAATCGGAGGATGGAGATTTCTTGGGAATCATGTCCACTCAATCGGTGGAAGACTTTGGCCATCCGTTGGACGATTATGTACATCTTCCGGATGAACCACAAAAGAAAATTCAATCAACGACTCCTACTACTGGCATGACAGAACAGTATTCTACTACGATGTATTCGGCAAATAGTAATTTCCAAGGAATGGGAACCACTGTGAATGGAGAAGGATTTGGATATACTTTGGATGATTACATTCATCTGCACGATGAACTTCGCAACGTAACAGCTTCAAATGCTATGTTTACAACCGGTGCAACTGTCTCTACAACCGAGAAATTTGATTGGAAGATACCACCTGAAGAGGACATTATCCTGATTACCGAATCACAATATGAAGGAGAAAGCTTTGGTCACCCTTTGGATGACTACATTCATTTGCAGGATGAACCGCATAATGAATCAGAAACAAATGTTGTACCAGCGATCACTTCAACCACCTCTCAACGTACAACGACCGAACGAGACGATTGGAAACTGCAATCAGAAGATGACAGTTTTTTGGTCACCGAATCACAATTTGACGGGGAAAATTTTGGCCACCCGCTGGATGACTACATTCATCTGCAAGACGAACCTCACAATGAATCTGAATCAAATGTTCAACCAATAACTAGTTCCGCTGCCACTCAACGTACAACAACTGAACAATTCAATTGGAAACTGCCGTCAGAAGATGACAGTTTTCTGGTCACAGAATCACAATATGGAGGAGAAAACTTTGGTCACCCTTTGGATGATTACATTCATTTACAGGATGAACCGCATAATGAATCGGAATCAAATGTTGTTCCAGTGATCACTTCAACTGTCTCTCAACGTACAACTACCGAGCAACAGAATTGGATACTGCAATCAGAAGATGACAGTTTTCTGGTCACCGAAGCTCAATATGGTGAAGAAAACTTTGGTCACCCACTGGATGACTACATTCATTTGCAGGATGAACCACACAATGAATCGGAATCAAATCTTATTCCAGTGATCACTTCAATTGCTTCTCAACGTACAACTACCGAGCAACACAATTGGAAATTGCCGTCAGAAGATGATAGTTTTCTAGTCACCGAATCACAATTTGGCGGGGAAAATTTTGGTCACCCACTGGATGACTACATTCATTTGCAGGATGAACCGCAAAATGAATCGGAATCAAAGGTTATACCAATAACTAGTTCCGCTGCCACTCAACGTACAACAACTGAACCATTCAATTGGAAACTGCCGTCAGAAGATGACAGTTTTCTAGTCACCGAATCTCAATACGGTGGAGAAAACTTTGGTCACCCGTTGGATGACTACATTCATTTGCAGGATGAACCGCATAATGAATCAGAATCAAATCTTACACCAGTGATAACTTCAAGCGTCCCTCAGCGTACCACAACTGAACAATTGAATTGGAAACTACAATCTGAAGATGACAGTTTTTTGGCCACCGAATCACAATTGGGAGGAGAAGACTTTGGTCACCCTTTGGATGACTACATTCATCTGCAAGATGAACCCCACAATGAATCTGAGTCAAATTTTGTTCCAACGACAGCACGTTCTCTCTcattccctgataaaaaagataaCAGCTCTACTACTGTGTTGTTCGACTGGAAACTGCAATCCGAGGAAGACCGTTCTTCTGGAATTGATTCAGAAGCTAACTCTAATCATCTTCCGGATGAACCCCGCAACGAAAGTGATTTCGTTACTAATTTCAACACAACGCCCCTCTTTGACTGGAAACTGCAATCCGAGGACGACAATTTTAGACCATCTGAGCCATCCGGGACCGGTGAAGATTTCGGTCATCCGTTGGACGACTACATTCATCTACCGGATGAACCTTCATCCCAATCGAAACCGGATTCATCAACGCCAAAAGCTGGACATGATTTCTCTTATCTGTTGGACGACCCGCCTCGCAAACCGAATCTGTCCAAGACGAGAACGACTACGCAAGCGACCGACTATTACGACCAGTACGAGATACCCGGCGAGACCGGGAACCCTCGCAATGACTACGAAAATTACATCGACTCGTTGACGGACAAGGGGGGTAACCTTTCCGCGAATGCTCGCGGTATAAATGGATCCGAGGTGGCAGGAAGAGCTTTCG CATCGAACGCCGGCCTTGCGTGGGGTCTTGTGGTAGCCGTCCTGTTCGTGGGCGTTATTGTCGCACTGGTTCTATACTACCGGCGGCGAGTGGCCAATCTGAAAGCCGAAGTCAACCACGTCGTCAATTACATGATCCAGGAGCAGCCGGGCCATTTCGACAACCCGGTATATTCGGCCTACCAAAATCAACCGGGAGCGGGATCCCAAGGAGGCGGCGGCAGTATCAATGGAGGGCAACCTAACGGAGTGGCAAATGGATCGTTGATTCGAAACAATTTGAGGAATCCCAAGTCAAATCTGGACAAGTACCGCTATCCGGAAAACGAATCTGTTGGAACTGATCGAT CTTATTCCATCCAGTTTTTGTCGGAAAGCCAAAAGAACTTCGACGCCGACATGACCAACCCCAATTATGATGTCAAGGATCACGTGTACGATGAAATCAAACACAAAGATGGTTACAAAGACCTCG ACACTGAATACGACCATCTGGACTACTCCCGGCCGGGAAGTTCCCACAAGACGCACTACTTCCGAATGACGAATCCGCTTACCAACTCCCCGAAGGAGATCAATGTCCTTCGGGATAACGGAACCATCAACAATCTGTCCTCGCCGGGCCTAAGCAGTCGGCAACCGCTAGTTTCCACTGGGTTGGGTGCATCGGCCGCCACGGGTGGTGCAACCGATTACGGTTCATCCTCGTCCAATTCGTCTCCGATACCTCCTCCGCTCTGTACTACCACTACTGGTACGGATAGCAGCAATTTGTACGTTAAGATGTCCTCCGAGGGATCGTCGTCCCATTCTGCTAGTAGCGATCAGGAGTGCAACAATGCCGCCTCCAACAGCACAACCAGCAAGATTCCAGAGCATCAGCTGAACATCAAGTAA